In a single window of the Necator americanus strain Aroian chromosome X, whole genome shotgun sequence genome:
- a CDS encoding hypothetical protein (NECATOR_CHRX.G23780.T1), with protein MLDVIRTMPTMSFPCRPIPACALRSRYSCEELVDDEYDYYSNPTFSAVNVYSKDIKLKQSHKLFFKFPSNREFLRQS; from the exons ATGTTAGATGTTATTAGAACTATGCCAACTATGTCATTTCCATGTCGTCCTATTCCAGCCTGCGCCCTGCGTTCTCGctactcttgtgaagagctcgTAGATGACGAATA CGATTACTACTCAAATCCAACGTTCTCCGCAGTGAATGTTTATTCCAaagatataaaattaaaacaaagtcACAAACTgttcttcaaatttccatCAAATCGTGAATTTCTTCGACAATCCTGA
- a CDS encoding hypothetical protein (NECATOR_CHRX.G23781.T1), which yields MTIRNTHTNSQFQKISSPDDIIVSKRLCLTDVANVSKLYTGSDRCLPQARFSFTLREVKTAKFRERFPNAIINRDLFAALAASWEDSAMDNIEEEYDRLVEHLHDCTGKAESSKTTKRRLCGNSRVDTSAWS from the coding sequence ATGACAATTAGGAATACCCATACGAACTCGCAGTTCCAGAAGATCTCCTCTCCGGacgacatcatcgtcagtaaaaggctTTGCTTGACGGATGTTGCTAATGTGTCAAAgctttatacgggatcggaccgtTGCCTCCCCCAGGCAAGATTTTCGTTCACCCTGAGAGAAGTGAAAACCGcgaagttcagagagcgatTTCCCAATGCCATCATTAACAGGGATCTTTTCGCTGCGCTAGCCGCTtcttgggaagattccgcaatggacaacatcgaggAAGAATACGatcggcttgttgaacaccttcatgactgcacagggaaggctgagagttctaaaaccaccaaaagacGCCTCTGCGGAAACTCTAGAGTTGATACGTCGGCATGGAGCTGA